acagagacagaaaactagctcgatgacatggccaaatgaaagtatgacgctgaatgtgttcaactgtgtggaccttgaactgatgattgaggagaaatctggacgcCGTgattggaccagttgggaaccactgacgtAGAGGCCAGAGGCCTACAGCTGCTCTAAACCTGCCATGTCCACCTTCACTTTGACAAACAACGTGTCCTCTTTGACGTACGAAGCGTTCTGAGGAGTTTCCAGCTTGTCGAGGGGAATGAAGGAAGAAAATCCAACAGCCACGTTGCTGACGGAGTCTGCGGCAGGTCGCTGGAAGCTTTTGGACGCTGGGTCAGGTCTGAAGCTGAGACTCCGGTGGTTAGCAGCGCCGCTTTGATCcagaacagacagagacacGGTCTGTCTGAAAGGCCACGGCAGCAGAGCGTCAAAGTCTCCCGGCATCAGGACGACATAAAGGGACAGGTGAGTCCCTCTTCCCTCCCCGTCTCCGTTCAGATAGACCTTGGCGGCCATTTTGTAGCCGCAACGCCCTGTGTGGAATGGCACGCTGCTCAGGCAGGGtggctgacctttgacctcggcttctctcctcttcctgacGTCCTCGATCTTCCAGATCAGTTTGCCATCGTAGGAAGTTGCCTCGAGCTCCTGCAGGTGCTGCTTGTTGCGACTGAGCTGAGCGGCGTGGAGATCCAGCAGACCCGAGTGATGCTTTAGATTCTCTTCCAAAGTTCCTGCGAGAAAAAAACAACGACAGCATTCAGTGAAATACAAAAATCTAAACCTGGAAGCATCCTGGACTGTATGCCGCGTCTTCTTACTATAGGAGACACCGAATTTATACAATCTTCCGTTTTCACCAAACTGCTGCTTTAACTCAAACGGTCTTCTTTTAAATTTACAACCAAAGCTTCTGTCCAGGTTTTCAAATGAAGCCTCGAATGTCTTGTCTTCATTTTTAACGTCATCACCctgaaattgttttttaaatccttGAACGAAATCCTCAGTTTGATTTAAGTGAttcagatcaacatgataaattaacagtaatccgtatgacgcATTCATTCACTGGATTAAAAGAGTGACATATTTTAGATTAAATCAACCTtatttaatgaatgaatgtaatttatggtgctgttcGACCGGCCTGTTAATACCAGCGCATGCAAGAGAGCTAACTGTTGTTTGACTACAGTGAAAATGTTGTAATCCAGATATGGActgaagcagaatattttgtcagataaaaacatgttgtgaattttggaaatgattacatcTGCTTTTTCAGTGAATTTAGACTTTTGGATTTTACAGCGCTCCAGAGTTATTAGAAATGTTTGGATCACATGAGTCAGAGACGATCCCATGCAGCCACCGCTGGAATTGTACAGAGAGTATGGGACTAATAACATCAGTGTGTCCTGATCCTCAGGGTTTAAACAGAATGGACAGCGATTGGCGGTATATCTACACGCCTCATTCAAACTTGACCAAAACCATCTTAATTTGTATTTCTAAGATTCCATAAAACAAACCTTAATTCACTGAGTTAAAGTCCAGACGTACAGTCATCAAAGAACTGGCTGACAACAGCTGAGTGTTGCGTTGCCTCACGTCGCCTGTGTCTCTGCAGAAGTTGctcttgaacacaccacaaagactacagccaacagcgtTGTGGCAGTCGTCTGTAaccgtcattcaaaaagggaaacaaacaactcagagactctttatctgatgacatagtttctctagatggcattgctctagCCTcgagcactaccgtaagaaaacCTCACGCACTGCGGTTTTTCATCTAAGTAACAATATTCAGCCTTTActgtcccaaaaagatgcagaaaaattagtccacgcttttgttacctcgaGGCTGGATCACTGTATATTTatcatgctgatctgttctgtacgacatctattgcacgtctgtccgtcctggaagagggatccctcctcagttgctcttcctgagctttctaccattgttttcctgatcagctgtgagggtccaaaggacagagggatgtcgtctGCTGAAAAGCCTCTGAGTCAAACTgtcatttgtgatattgggctttataaataacatttactGACTGAATTGATATTTACTGTGCgctaacaaacaataacacaaacaactacaaaccGTTTCTGCTAACGAGCTCAAGAGATAAAGAATTAATTTGACctgataaagattttttttgacTCACGTGCTCTCGACTTGTTTGtatttgctttcctcacttctccCATAAACCCATAAATgaattagcttgttagcttgttagcactTCCTGTTCTCTTGTCTTCAAGTCAAGTCAGATGTCTGAGGAAGCCAGGGTGCTGTTGACCTCCTGTAATCTCTATAAGTGAAAAGTTGCTGAGCTACACTCTCGCCGTCTCTCTCAGCCGTCACTGAGCAGCAGCTTTCACTCGTTCTTCagacaaaacattaaattaataaaacaaaatgacaaaaagctgcgCAGTGTTTGACTGTTGACTGAGTCTTCCAGTGAAACTTTAAAGCTTCCAGATTTTGGGCACGGccctaaaaacaaacagtgagtgACGCGAGCGGCTTCATGGCGGCAGAttattctgtgtttctgttacccAGGTGTTCTCTGAGGGCCTCGGCTGCAGACACTTCCAGGATCACAGCATCCAGAGACTTTCTCAgctgctccagctcctccagacCAGGACCGAGTCCCAGAGACGCCTGCTGGACGTCCAGCTGGACAGTGGACAGGACGTCCTCCTGCCTGCTCAGCGTCCTctgaacacagacagacagacagacagacagacagacaggtaacaTGGTTTAGTGACGCTGCTATGACTGCAGGATCCTCCAGGAAATCCTTATTCTCTGTGTGATGTTCAGGATGTGATGAAACACTCAGCGAGGTTTTCCCTGTAAATCCACACGTGACAGCCGGTATGTGAAAACGTTTCATTgcagattcaacatgctcagGTGTCTGACAGCTTTACACACCTCTCAGTTTAGGTTTGTTTCCCGCGTGATGTCGTGTTGATCCGAGCCAGCCGTTTTCTCCAGGAACTGAATTTAACGCTCATTTTGAAGTTTTACGTGTAAAAAGTTGAATCGAAACAACAAAAGTTGATCAAACTTCCTCAACACAAAAAAGTTTACACTGACCTGAGTGTTTTCTTTACTTTGTAAGAAAAAGAATTGATATGAAAAACAGGAGATGAAACAGCTCTGCTGAATCAGTTCTGATGTTGCAAACATTTAAGTCACATGACTGATCAGCTGTTTCCGCTGTTGGTGTCTTGGAGTACattatgcctggttcacactacatgatatGGTTACAGCCCCACGCAGCGACATATGGTGTTGGCTCAGATCGTGAATGACAACGAGTGTCGTCCGCCATAATCCATCGTTCCATCTCCTGTAGTGTGTCACAGTAGACGACAACCGACGCCACATCTGAGACACCACACGACGTCCCCACCGAAattctagcatgtttgattttcttctcccgtcacagccgtcactttgaccaataggaacacagagcgatctgttGCCGTGGAAACTGTGCGACAACAGCAGCCTTTgagatatttcctgtagggacgttagcacacagagtaaaaaggaaacagcagaggcactttatcagcccgctgagtactgccattagcatcaagctagcaaagaatgttctttcttcataatggaggatataaaggaatcaaactcacagatagtgtctgggcctttactcagcacagctgcagaggctaccagctgcatctcaaacacaCCACACCATTTATCACTCTGGTTTCAGTTTaatcaaactcaacacttcctgtttctgtttcaaatgaaaagCCCCTCATCATTTCAGCtaagagaatcccttcattttctaaaaaggcttttattgtgaaacatttgcaggaacttcctgtggaggattcagtgacctGCACAGTTTACAtgtggtacttcaaatgtagctccgccCACTTGGTGACAGTTTGTACGTCACTACAGTAACAGTTCAGCtggaacatgaacacacacagtgactgagataataaaaataaaaataataataataataataggacaagaataacctgatgacatcacacatgtcgTGAAAGTGACTGACTGACATTACAGATCAGTTAAAACTTGTCCATTTGTCTCGTAGATGGCGACTTGTTTTGTTTGCGGTTTGtaacctcttcttcttcttcactctcCTGGAGGACTACAGTCACGTGTCAAGTGAAGCCAACATCGGCAACATCTACACTTTGTGAAGTTTGTTCGCTCCAAACCAGGAGATGGAAACACGTCAGGTTCACGTTTCtatttgagacattttaaatgctttaaatTCACTCAACAGTTTTGGACTCACGGCTGCTGTGGTGACAGGACGTCTCTCTGACAGTCAAAGTCTTTTTGAAATAAATGATGAGTTTCATCTGTTTCATGCTGTAACTCATACATGAAGCTGgatgatgaacacatgaaggtACAGATGAAGGAATGAATGAACATGTGACTGCAGGATGACGAGTAAGAATCAAAGTGTGTATTAACCTGAGCTGCAGAGAGCAGGTGATCATGGCTGCTGTTGTGTTGCAGCAGAGGTCTGATTTTCTTCTGCAGCCCGGCGAGCAGTAAACCGTCCGTCTGGACCTCCTCCTGCCTCAGTAGCGCCTCCTCCTGGAGGAGCTCCACCTGACGGAGGAGACCACAGTCTGaggtaaacacacttgtgtttgtttcatgGAATTACAATCATTTCTTAAGTTCATATTTGAATGTccagctgaaacctctcctggttagaatcCGTTCAGTGTTCGTtgatcaggaggtttttaaatgATCctcagtctcttcctctcagaaacaaacagagcagctgatttaatcagaatcagaaatactttattgatcccagaggggaaacTGTGATTCATGGCGGTCgctctgatgtaaagaataCAGAATTATAATTAGTAAGAATCAGGGTATGAAATGGAAGTTTGTAAATATAAGTAATACAATccaataaaacagaaacaaaaatgagCATCATGCTACGACGTTAACACCAGTACAAGATATTCAGAATAAATATATATCTTCACTGTGCTGAGTCTGTAAGTGTGTAAAGATATATGTCTTACATTCAAACcggtaaacactgaataaaactgtttcatgttacaaatcaaatGTTTCTTTGACGCTGTTTGGAATGACGGAGGCGGGCCGTTACCAAGGCACCTGTTGCCCTGGGGACAATAGGAAACACGTCTGGGACAAACAGATGTTTGTAACTCACTGTCGACGCATCATTTGCAGAGGGaactgtgatttattttattgtgaattaTTGTGAACTGTGAATGGTTTTGCATCCCACTCTGCTGTGCTGTCACTGGTTGtggttgctgctgttgttgttgctgatgTGATGATGCTTGATTGTGGATGTTGGCTGTTTGTTGCATGGTGTTCTTGTTGCTATGGACAGGCCGACTGTGGAAATGAATGGCCCTTTTGGGactaataaagtattctgaatctgaatctgaatctgaatcagaGGATGCAGCCTGTTGTTtatctgatgatgtcacactgtgaacaacaaatctgtgatgacatcagcaggaggcaagctagttaatgttagctgttaggtGTTAGCAACTAGTtgacattagctgttagcaactAGTTAATGTTATCTGTTAGGTGTTAGCAACTAGTTAACATTATCTGTTATCTGTTAGGTGTTGTTAGCAACTAGTTAACATTATCTGTTATCTGTTAGGTGTTAGCAACTAGTTAACATTATCTGTTAGCTGTTGGGTGTTGGCAGCTATTTAATTTAGCTGTTAGTTTTTAtgtgttagcagctagttaacgttagctttaaGGTGTGAGCagttagttaacattagcttttagatgttagcagctagttaatgttagctgttagcaactagttaacattagcttttaGATGTTAGCAACTAGTTAACATTAGTTGTCAggtgttagcagctagttaacattagttaTTAGCTGTTTggtgttagcagctagttaataTTAGCTGTTAGGTGTTAGCAGCTATTTAACGTTAACTACTAGCTGTTAGGCGTTAGCAACTAATTAATGTTAACTGCTAGCTGTTTtgtgttagcagctagttaacgttaACTGGTAGCTGTCAGGCGTTAGCAGCTAATTAATATTAACTGCTAGCTGTTTtgtgttagcagctagttagcgttatctgttagcagctggtggctgAATCTAACCGCTGAGGGAGGTTACCTtaagttacattatgatgcgttcaatCTGTATTTGGTAAAAATGAGTACTGGGTGAAGGTCAATTATAACAGTCTCATGATATGTTCAATGtcatcttgtaaaatgtagtttttggtgagaaacttgaataaatcagctgttgaaagtgatataaataaataaatattggagAGAGAAttatggtttttaaaaaaatgaagccgttttaattttaaatacttttcatGTGACAAAAGGTTTCATTAAAGGTTGTTgtgttctttgtttccctggcactaaagggggaataaataacaacaaaaacaaaataaacaacaacaaaacattggtGTCAACTATTGGCCGAGAGTTTCACATTCAGTGCATCTCATGTTTATTATGTCGTAATAATGACAGAACATGTCGAGCATCATTGTGGCAGCGTTACGCTTCAGCACAgcttaaaaatatgaaaagctCAGTGTGCAGATGTTTTTAGTGTCACAGACGAGTGCTAAAAAGATGAGCTAGCAGTGATGTAACGTGCTAATCAAAGGCTTCGCTCGCTgtctgcagctgttttcagGTACGTTTGTTTGACTCACCTGTTGCTCCAGGTGAGTGTTGCTCCTCAGGACCAGCAGCATGTGATGATTGACAGCAGCGTCCTCATGCAGCTTCACTCTCCTTCTCTTGTCCTGCAGCACACAGTGgctgtggtcatgtgacctgtcTGTGTCACACCGTGGCTTCATGACATGAACTCACCTGCGgctgtggtcatgtgacctgtcTGTGTCACACCGTGGATTCATGACATGAACTCACCTGCACAGAGCAGCCGAACTTCTTGTAGGAGCAGTCGACGAGGAGCTCAGGACACGactctctgtgttctgtcagCTGAAGACACCACAGACGTTCACACAGATGTTAATGTGTTCATTTAATTGGACAGAATACTCGACTCTGATTGGTCTGTTGAGACTATATGCATCCGTACCTATGGAAATCACAGCTGCTAACGGTAACGAGGCAAACGTGCTGATTATACATCGTATTAAAGGGACCCTGTGGAGCGTGTGACCTGCAGTAGAGCAGATTGTTTGTCTCGTGCACGCGAACATGCACACGCGTGTGTTGTGTTCCAGCCAGCTGGTTAGCTCCctgttagctttagccagcTGTTTTCTATGACGTGGATTCACATCAAGCCAGCAGCTGAGTTCATGACTTATAAGAGATTTCTAAATCCAGAAGGCCTGTTTACACCAGAATGAGACGGAGCTGAGTCTGGCAGACGTGCGTGGAGCAGAGCCGGCTCACATTCACTCGTCTCATGACTGTATCTGCAGgtctgtgatgtgatgtgatgtgactgAGCTCACCTTGTGTCTGGGGACCTTCAGGGAGCAGCTGTTGGGACAGTCCACCTCCACCTCTGGACAGGAGCTCTGCACATGATCCTACAGAACACCGAGTCAGCACAAACacatcagcatcagcatcaTCAGCTGAGGGTCATGTGATCACACCTGGTGGTTACATGTcctgtgtttttcagtttcatttctGGTGTCAGGTACAAATCGACACGATGAAGTGTCAGAATCCAAATTTGTTTCTTGCACCCAACAGGCAGCCTGTCCTGAGGCGGCTGCACCGACACATGACTGGGACGTCACGTGTTTCAGGACCGTTCTGGACAACTGCAACAGACTGTGAGACCCACCTGGACACGACTTTACCTGGAGGAGGCTGAGTCTCTGCGGGTGCCGGCAGTGTGGACAGGGCTCCATGCGGTGAGGACAGGTGTTGGTCAGGTGTTCCTGCAGGTATCTCCTCTGTAGCGCCGCCCTGCAGCCTGGATTGCAGCACTGCAGCTGCTCGTACTGACACGACCTGCGGTGCTCCTGCAGAGGACGGAGTGATGGGAGATAAAAGGAACCGTCACTGAGGTGATTTAACGTGTGTTGATCAGGTGTGTGAGTCTTGCACGATAACTGCACAGAGTGTCGCTGGAGTTGAATTATTGCACCAATTACTGCTCTGTTAAGACTAAGAATCGAAAACTGTCTGAAGCTGCAACACATATTTGTACCTTACAGTGACGGCAGCACAGCCTGTTTGTCTGCATTAGCCTACACACATTCCCCATAGGTTTAAATAAGGGTTCATTCATATGTTTACAACAAAGTATTAAACAGTGAGCTGTTTATGGTTATTTGGTATTTAAACGCTGCAGCACTAGTGGTGACAGCAAACAAATCTTCTCGTCTACCTGTAGGTGGCGTAATGTGACGACAGAGGTGCATGCTGGGGAGTTGGTGCAGTACACTTCTAGACTGGAGATTTCCCGTTTGCAGCAGTTGTCCTGGAAAACCTGCGGGTAGGAAACATTTTTCCACAGTTAAGCGTCAGGAGGAATGATGATCAGACGTCACCACGTCTTTGTATTCGACACACAACAAGATGTTTCTAACGTGCAGGGTTTTTCCCCAAGAGTGTTTTGCTTGGTCCCGCCCTACTGTGCTTTGAGTGGCTGGTGCTCATCATGTTGACGTATCAAGGTTGGAGGCGGTTAGGGTTTGTGTGAAGTGGTCATGGTTAGGTTTTGTACAAGCCAATCACAACACTCTTCTTGTAAGAAAAAAACCAGCATGTTTCTAAAGGCCCGGACACACCATATGGACTTTagagaactagcggcgacgaaggCCCCCTGCTGCGTCGCCTGACGTTGTATGTCTCAGCCAGAAAGTTACACACGAACGCACCACAAAGACTAAGGCAGGCGGCCAACCAGCtcgtacgttctgcacctgcgtgagagataataactctccacagcagcagaccaTG
The window above is part of the Epinephelus moara isolate mb chromosome 5, YSFRI_EMoa_1.0, whole genome shotgun sequence genome. Proteins encoded here:
- the traf5 gene encoding TNF receptor-associated factor 5 isoform X1 translates to MLTFAFAHTQARAQTDPRRCWSACPLPPDPLRRRVYSVFTFGPRPQSAGTGVSAPPSSTSHSRTQITRPAEQSRVIDLSSRAVRLMATADTKPGGAEESSLQSEESARRSEEWRLGSGESRVSSWESELTSIQHSLKFVSTLKEEFVCPICRGVVLNPQQNSCGHIYCFLCLQRLLESSSPSSPVCPVDGAVITPAEVFQDNCCKREISSLEVYCTNSPACTSVVTLRHLQEHRRSCQYEQLQCCNPGCRAALQRRYLQEHLTNTCPHRMEPCPHCRHPQRLSLLQDHVQSSCPEVEVDCPNSCSLKVPRHKLTEHRESCPELLVDCSYKKFGCSVQDKRRRVKLHEDAAVNHHMLLVLRSNTHLEQQVELLQEEALLRQEEVQTDGLLLAGLQKKIRPLLQHNSSHDHLLSAAQRTLSRQEDVLSTVQLDVQQASLGLGPGLEELEQLRKSLDAVILEVSAAEALREHLGTLEENLKHHSGLLDLHAAQLSRNKQHLQELEATSYDGKLIWKIEDVRKRREAEVKGQPPCLSSVPFHTGRCGYKMAAKVYLNGDGEGRGTHLSLYVVLMPGDFDALLPWPFRQTVSLSVLDQSGAANHRSLSFRPDPASKSFQRPAADSVSNVAVGFSSFIPLDKLETPQNASYVKEDTLFVKVKVDMAGLEQL
- the traf5 gene encoding TNF receptor-associated factor 5 isoform X2, whose product is MATADTKPGGAEESSLQSEESARRSEEWRLGSGESRVSSWESELTSIQHSLKFVSTLKEEFVCPICRGVVLNPQQNSCGHIYCFLCLQRLLESSSPSSPVCPVDGAVITPAEVFQDNCCKREISSLEVYCTNSPACTSVVTLRHLQEHRRSCQYEQLQCCNPGCRAALQRRYLQEHLTNTCPHRMEPCPHCRHPQRLSLLQDHVQSSCPEVEVDCPNSCSLKVPRHKLTEHRESCPELLVDCSYKKFGCSVQDKRRRVKLHEDAAVNHHMLLVLRSNTHLEQQVELLQEEALLRQEEVQTDGLLLAGLQKKIRPLLQHNSSHDHLLSAAQRTLSRQEDVLSTVQLDVQQASLGLGPGLEELEQLRKSLDAVILEVSAAEALREHLGTLEENLKHHSGLLDLHAAQLSRNKQHLQELEATSYDGKLIWKIEDVRKRREAEVKGQPPCLSSVPFHTGRCGYKMAAKVYLNGDGEGRGTHLSLYVVLMPGDFDALLPWPFRQTVSLSVLDQSGAANHRSLSFRPDPASKSFQRPAADSVSNVAVGFSSFIPLDKLETPQNASYVKEDTLFVKVKVDMAGLEQL